A genome region from Streptomyces antimycoticus includes the following:
- a CDS encoding SDR family NAD(P)-dependent oxidoreductase, whose translation MSSAYLAGSVALVTGATSGIGAATAAKLAERGAHVLVAGRDRARGEAVVGSIRGRGGKADFVAADLRDAESVRKLAREARELGGGRVDVLVNNAGIFPFGPTDQTPHSDVDTVYALNVKAPFYLVAELAPAMAERGYGAVINVSTMVAEYGAPGMALYGSSKAALNLLTKSWAAEYGPRGVRFNAVEPGPTRTEGTAGMGEDLTALAAQAPAGRPAAPEEIAEAITFLASEAASFVQGAVLPVDGGRVAV comes from the coding sequence ATGAGTTCTGCATACCTTGCCGGGAGCGTCGCATTGGTGACCGGGGCGACCAGCGGTATCGGTGCGGCCACCGCGGCGAAGCTGGCCGAACGGGGCGCGCATGTGCTGGTCGCGGGCCGGGACAGGGCGCGCGGTGAGGCAGTGGTCGGCTCCATCCGCGGCCGTGGTGGCAAGGCGGACTTCGTCGCCGCTGATCTGCGGGACGCCGAGTCCGTGCGCAAGCTGGCCCGCGAGGCCCGGGAACTGGGCGGTGGCCGGGTCGACGTCCTGGTCAACAACGCCGGGATCTTCCCGTTCGGGCCGACGGACCAGACGCCGCACAGCGATGTCGACACCGTCTACGCGCTGAATGTGAAGGCGCCGTTCTACCTGGTGGCGGAGCTCGCCCCGGCGATGGCGGAGCGCGGCTACGGGGCGGTCATCAACGTGAGCACCATGGTCGCCGAGTACGGGGCGCCGGGGATGGCGCTGTACGGATCGAGCAAGGCGGCGCTGAACCTGCTCACCAAGTCGTGGGCCGCCGAGTACGGCCCGCGCGGGGTCCGGTTCAACGCCGTCGAGCCGGGGCCGACCCGCACGGAGGGCACGGCCGGTATGGGTGAGGATCTGACGGCTCTCGCCGCGCAGGCCCCCGCAGGGCGGCCCGCCGCGCCCGAGGAGATCGCCGAGGCCATCACCTTCCTGGCGAGCGAGGCGGCGAGCTTCGTCCAGGGCGCGGTGCTGCCGGTCGACGGCGGCCGCGTGGCCGTCTGA
- a CDS encoding Ppx/GppA phosphatase family protein, translating to MRCGVIDIGSRTVHLMIAELAPGRPPEPVASWKQPVRVAEATDRQGVIRPDAVRSLVGAVTASAAAALAHHVDRLIPFATSAVRDATNRDAVLGEIEAATGIRVGFMAGEEEARLTFRAARGWLGWSAGRILLLDIGGGSLEIACGGGRYPDLAVSLPLGADRLTRHHLPDATPVKKRDVSALRRHVRSVLGQCTAELRAQPAPASCVATSRTFTQLARLAGKPQPHNGLPAPHMLGRKDLGPWVPQLAAKTDEQRARLRGISASRARQSLAGAIVAEAVMEVMEVERLITCPWGLREGVLLDYVSGLEGEPPAPPALTSLPALADHRRIHGIEAVAADA from the coding sequence ATGCGCTGTGGAGTGATCGACATCGGATCCCGTACGGTCCACCTCATGATCGCCGAGCTGGCTCCGGGCAGGCCCCCGGAGCCGGTGGCGTCGTGGAAACAGCCGGTCCGTGTGGCCGAGGCGACCGATCGCCAGGGGGTGATCCGGCCTGACGCGGTCCGGTCCCTGGTCGGCGCCGTGACCGCGAGTGCCGCGGCCGCTCTCGCCCACCATGTCGACCGCCTGATCCCCTTCGCCACATCGGCGGTGCGGGACGCGACCAACCGGGACGCCGTGCTCGGCGAGATCGAGGCCGCCACCGGTATCCGCGTGGGTTTCATGGCCGGCGAGGAGGAGGCACGGCTGACGTTCAGGGCGGCACGCGGCTGGCTCGGCTGGTCGGCGGGGCGGATCCTGCTCCTCGACATCGGTGGTGGCTCGCTGGAAATCGCCTGCGGCGGCGGCAGATACCCCGACCTTGCCGTCTCCCTGCCCCTGGGCGCCGACCGGCTCACCCGACACCATCTGCCCGATGCCACACCGGTGAAGAAGCGGGACGTCAGCGCGTTGCGCCGGCACGTACGCTCCGTGCTCGGCCAGTGCACGGCCGAACTGCGCGCCCAGCCCGCGCCCGCCTCCTGCGTCGCCACATCGAGGACCTTCACGCAACTGGCCCGCCTCGCCGGAAAGCCACAGCCCCACAACGGCCTGCCCGCGCCCCACATGCTCGGCCGGAAGGACCTGGGGCCCTGGGTGCCCCAACTCGCGGCCAAGACGGACGAGCAGCGAGCGAGACTGCGCGGCATCTCGGCCTCCAGGGCGCGTCAGTCCCTGGCCGGTGCGATCGTCGCGGAGGCCGTCATGGAGGTCATGGAGGTGGAGCGGCTCATCACCTGCCCGTGGGGCCTTCGCGAGGGCGTCCTGCTCGACTACGTCTCCGGCCTCGAAGGCGAGCCTCCCGCTCCCCCGGCGCTCACCTCGCTCCCGGCCCTCGCCGACCACCGGCGGATCCACGGGATCGAGGCGGTGGCGGCCGACGCATGA
- a CDS encoding CDGSH iron-sulfur domain-containing protein, which produces MPNDEPDRAVRVRLGTDGPMLIEGPVEITLPDGSVVRSDRFTVAVCLCGRSARYPWCDTSHRRRPPRSRRGSDAT; this is translated from the coding sequence GTGCCGAACGACGAACCTGACCGCGCGGTGCGGGTGCGGCTGGGGACCGATGGCCCGATGCTGATCGAGGGGCCGGTCGAGATCACCCTGCCCGACGGCAGCGTGGTGCGCTCCGACCGCTTCACGGTGGCCGTGTGCCTGTGCGGCCGCAGCGCCCGCTACCCGTGGTGCGATACCAGCCACCGCCGCAGGCCGCCGAGGTCGCGGCGCGGATCGGACGCGACGTAG
- a CDS encoding HemK2/MTQ2 family protein methyltransferase: protein MVFKTPPGVYAPQDDTWLLAEALLRERITKGTAVLDVGTGSGALALVAAGRGAAQVTAVDISPLAVGATWLRARLKGLPVRVLHGDLLTPVAGHGFDLIVANPPYVPVAGRRARRGRGLAWRAGADGRALLDRICRDAPPLLRPDGVLLLVHSALSGTERTVAQLTESGLRAAVADRRTIPFGPVLRAQAPWLEAQGLIAPGETKEELVVIRAERRT, encoded by the coding sequence ATGGTGTTCAAGACGCCGCCGGGTGTGTACGCGCCGCAGGACGACACGTGGCTGCTGGCCGAGGCGTTGCTGCGGGAGCGCATCACGAAAGGCACGGCCGTCCTGGACGTGGGGACCGGCAGCGGGGCCCTGGCCCTCGTCGCGGCCGGGCGCGGTGCGGCCCAGGTGACCGCGGTGGACATCTCGCCGCTCGCCGTGGGCGCCACCTGGCTGCGGGCCCGCCTCAAGGGGCTGCCGGTGCGGGTCCTCCACGGCGACCTGCTGACACCGGTGGCCGGCCACGGATTCGATCTCATCGTCGCCAACCCGCCCTATGTGCCGGTGGCGGGGCGGCGGGCCCGCCGGGGCCGCGGTCTGGCCTGGCGGGCCGGGGCCGACGGGCGGGCGCTGCTCGACCGGATCTGCCGGGACGCGCCACCGTTGCTGCGCCCCGACGGCGTACTGCTGCTGGTGCACTCGGCGCTGAGCGGGACGGAGCGAACCGTGGCGCAGTTGACGGAGAGCGGGCTGCGGGCGGCCGTGGCCGACCGCCGCACGATCCCGTTCGGGCCGGTGCTGCGCGCGCAGGCGCCCTGGCTGGAGGCCCAGGGGCTGATCGCCCCGGGCGAGACGAAGGAAGAGCTGGTGGTGATCCGTGCCGAACGACGAACCTGA
- a CDS encoding ATP-grasp domain-containing protein, producing the protein MDEKNTAEKNTAEKNIFVIGLDEANEPVLENGPGADRYRFHRLLTIEDLQSGEVSVADLLAKAEAVLDAFEGSIDAIVGYWDFPVSTLIPILSERYGTRSTSLESVVKCEHKYWSRLEQQKVIDECPRFGRVDLEARDPQPPEGVRFPMWLKPALAYSSELAFSVKDEEQFRRAVGEIREGIGRVGKPFEAVLDRLELPPEMEGVGGRVCLAEESLSGVQVAVEGYVHDGEVTVYGVLDSIDYPDSPSFLRHQYPSALPEPVIQRLHDVSRRVMRQIGMDGATFSIEYFYDAGTDEINLLEINPRHSQSHAELFAYVDGVSNHHCMLSLALGEDPALPYRAGPYRMAAKWYYRWFADGVVHDAPVDEEIERIEREIPGVRIDVVPEEGQRLSRMDQQDSYSFELAHIFTGGDSEEDLREKYDRCVAALNRLFDATAPGGRQEEKRKNEQERERG; encoded by the coding sequence CGGCCGAGAAGAACATCTTTGTGATCGGCCTGGACGAGGCCAATGAGCCCGTTCTGGAGAATGGCCCCGGTGCCGACCGGTACCGGTTCCACCGCCTGCTCACCATCGAGGATCTGCAGAGCGGCGAGGTGTCCGTGGCGGATCTCCTCGCCAAGGCGGAGGCTGTGCTGGATGCCTTCGAGGGCAGCATCGACGCGATCGTCGGCTACTGGGACTTTCCGGTGAGCACACTCATACCGATTCTCAGCGAGCGCTACGGCACGCGCAGCACGAGTCTGGAGTCGGTGGTCAAGTGCGAGCACAAATACTGGAGTCGGCTGGAGCAGCAGAAGGTGATCGATGAGTGCCCACGGTTCGGCCGGGTGGATCTGGAGGCGCGGGACCCACAGCCACCGGAGGGTGTCCGCTTCCCGATGTGGCTCAAGCCGGCCCTCGCGTACTCCTCGGAGCTGGCCTTCTCCGTCAAGGACGAGGAGCAGTTCCGTAGGGCGGTCGGCGAGATCCGTGAGGGCATCGGCCGCGTCGGCAAGCCCTTCGAGGCCGTCCTCGACCGGCTGGAACTCCCCCCGGAGATGGAGGGTGTGGGCGGCCGGGTGTGCCTCGCGGAGGAATCGCTGAGCGGAGTGCAGGTCGCCGTGGAGGGATACGTCCACGACGGCGAGGTCACCGTCTACGGCGTGCTGGACTCCATCGACTACCCCGACAGCCCGTCTTTCCTGCGCCACCAGTACCCCTCGGCCCTGCCGGAGCCCGTGATCCAGCGGCTGCATGACGTCTCCCGGCGGGTCATGCGGCAGATCGGCATGGACGGGGCGACGTTCAGCATCGAGTACTTCTACGACGCCGGGACGGACGAGATCAATCTCCTGGAGATCAACCCCCGGCACTCCCAGTCGCACGCCGAACTCTTCGCCTACGTCGACGGGGTGTCCAATCACCACTGCATGCTCAGCCTCGCCCTCGGCGAGGACCCCGCCCTGCCGTACCGCGCCGGCCCCTACCGGATGGCCGCCAAGTGGTACTACCGGTGGTTCGCCGACGGCGTGGTCCACGACGCCCCCGTGGACGAGGAGATCGAGCGGATCGAGCGCGAGATCCCGGGCGTGCGGATCGATGTGGTGCCCGAGGAGGGGCAGCGGCTGTCGCGGATGGACCAGCAGGACAGCTACAGCTTCGAACTCGCCCACATCTTCACCGGCGGGGACAGCGAGGAGGACCTGCGCGAGAAGTACGACCGCTGTGTCGCCGCCCTGAACCGCCTCTTCGACGCCACCGCCCCCGGCGGCCGGCAGGAGGAGAAGCGGAAGAACGAGCAGGAGAGGGAGCGGGGCTGA